The nucleotide window TTTTACGAATGCAGCAGTTGCTGTTCAATTTAGTGGGTAACGCCCTTAAGTTCACCGAAACAGGGCAGGTTCAGATACAGGTAAGCCCTGTTGCTGGCGATATATCAAGGCTGCTGATTGAAGTCGTAGACAGTGGAATCGGAGTTGCCTCTGAACACTTGAATAAATTGTTTGATTCTTTCACTCAGGCCGATGAATCTACATCCAGGCAGTTTGGAGGCACCGGATTAGGATTGGCGATTTGTAAGCAATTGGTTGATTTGATGGGTGGAAGCATAGGCGTGTCATCCGAGCTCAATAAGGGGAGCACCTTCTGGGTCAAGCTTCCTTTAGAGGCGACCCAGAGCGTGGATGAAACCCAAGGAAAAGATAAGCAAATTCACTTGCAAAACCCTGACGATTCTCCTTTGCCGTTAGCTGGAAAGACCGTTTTGTTGATTGAGGATAATTCAATTAACCAACGAGTGATAGAAGCGTTTGTAGAACGCCTCGGCGCCAAGATTGATATTGCCGAAAACGGTTTGAAAGGGGTGGATTACTGGCGTTTGGATGCACATAAGTATCAGTTGATTTTGATGGATTGCCAGATGCCTGTCATGGATGGCTTTGAGGCGACCAAAATAATCCGTAAAGAGGAACGAATGAGTTTACAGAGCCATCCTATTCCCATTATCGCCTTAACCGCCAATGTGTTAACGGAAGACAAAGAAAAATGCTATCAAGTGGGGATGGACGACTTTTTAGCGAAGCCGATTAACCGAGAGCAGTTTGATGCCACTTTGATTAAATGGGCTGGATAAATTGGAATATTGCTCTGTATGACTGCTAAGGTGTTTAGCGAAAACCTGTCTCCTACGTTCTCGGATATCAGTGGGGTTGTTATCGCGGGTGGTCGGGGAAGCCGAGTGGGTTATCAGCAAAAAGCGTTGCTAACCTACAAAGGTGAACCCATTCTAAAACCGATTATGCACTCTTTGACGGAGCAGACGGTTTCGGTTTGGGTGAATGCCAATGCAGAGCTTGAACGCTATCATGGATTAACCCGACAGTTGTTTTCAGATGAATACCAAGGGTTTCTCGGGCCTTTAGCAGGGATGCATGCTGCTTGGCAATATATTGAAACCGATTGGGCGGTGTTTGTGCCTTGCGACAATCCTAACCTGCCGCATGACTTTGTAAACCGGTTGCTGGAAGCCTATCAGTCGCAAAACAACCCTTTAGTGGTGGTTGACGATGGCGAACGTATTCAGCCGTTGTATTTATTGATGCATCGCTCTATGCAAGACTCATTGAGTGAGGCAATCGCCAAGAATCATCTGAGTGTGAATCGCTGGGTGAAGGAAAACGCCCATACAACCGCAAATTTTGCAGACTGTTGTCCCGAAGCGTTCCAAAATATGAATACCTTAGCCAGTTTTGCCGAGGCGGAAATTTCTTAAAAAAAAGCGACCAGGCCTGGTCGCTTTGAAAGCCTGAAAAACTATTTTTTATAAAGTTCTTCCGGGTCAATCAACGGATTTGTGGTAATAATCGCTTTTTGACCAACAATTTGGGTATAAAAACAGCTTCTTCTTCCTGAGTGGCAAGCAGGGCCAGTTTGGTCTACTTGTAACAGGATGGTGTCACCATCACAGTCGAAACTCAGTGATTTCAATATTTGGACTTGGCCTGACTCTTCACCTTTTCGCCAGTAGTTTTGGCGTGAACGTGACCAATAACAAACACGTCCTGTTTCCAGTGTTTCCTGTAGCGATTTTTCATTCATCCAAGCCATCATCAACACCTCTTTGCTGTCAAATTGCTGGGCAATAGCCGGAATCAAACCGTCCTGGTCGAATTTGATTTGGCTTTTTAAGGTTTCCCAATCAAATTCTTCACCTTGTTTGGCTTTTTCGAGTTGTTTGAAAGTCGTATCACACATCTGTAAATCCAATCATTTGAGTTGAGCTAGCGCGGCAAATGGGTTGTTGGTGATTTGCTCTTGTTGTTTTTTAGGCTTCTTCTCTTCCACTTTGGACTGTTTACCTTTTTCAAGCATGGCGTTGAAAAGCTCTACCGTAGCACGGGCATCCGCTAAGGCATCGTGGGCATCGCCAGGAAAAGGTTTGCCCAATACTTCCTCATAGGCCACGGTAAGCTTCGGGGTTTTAAAGAACCAATACATGTTTTCGCTGTGCCAGCGCATCGCACCGATCAGGTCTTTGCTCAATTCAGCCGCATCTAACCAGGTGTTGTAATCTAAATCGAACTTAAGCATCTTCTTTTCAGCACTTTTTTCTAGGTACATGAAGTCACTTTCTGTGCTGTAAGCCAAGACGATATCGGCCTCTAGTAAGGTGTCGTGAATCATATCCCAAGCTTGTCCAAGCGTAGGCTGGCCTTGAACCATCTCGGTGGTGATATTGTGTTTATCATTCTCTGGAATATCGTAACCCGGGTTGATCAACTGGTTGAACAGTTCTTTACCATTAATATCGCAGGCAGAAACCTGGATGATGTCCGCTTCAGGATCGGTCGAGATATTAGTGGCTTCAATATCAAGACAGACAATATTTTTGCCTTTCAGTTCCTTAGCGTGGGTTTTCAGTTTGAACAAAGCGTCATTACGGCTCTCTTGAATCAGTGGAATCACATCGGAAACACAAAACTCTTTGATGAGTTTTTCAAGGTTTTTAGAGAATTTGGTGATGGATTTGGTCAAGGCTTCACGTACCGCAGGATCTTCCGAGCAACGTTCAATAAAGCTATCTATAGAGAGAGTCTCTTCACCAATAATCAGCTTGCTTAAGGATTCAGCCACTAATTTTTTAGGGTTGTAATCAAACTTTTCCAGCGGCGGAATATAGATGCTCGCATTCAGTAATGACTTTTCGCCTTTAGCTGGTGAGGCCATGACTTCGACCCCTTTAATGTTTAAACCGTCGGAGGCCGCGACCGCGACAAGATACTCTTTGACAGGTTGGTTGCGCTTATCCAGCAAAATTAGTTGTGCATTGCTCATAATGAAGGGACTTTTAGTTAAAAATAGTGGCGAGTATTGTACCGTTTATGGCGACAGATAACTATGACATCCTGCCTTTAATCGAGGATTGATTAACGTACTTCGTTCAATCTTTTAGTTAAGGCGTTAATTTAAGCTGTTGGGAGTGTTTTTTCTTAGGCGAAATCCAATGTCAGACTTGTTCTTGTATGTTCATTTAAGCGTCATTTAACTGTCAAAAAAAGTTTGTAGACTGTTTGGAATATTGAATTATTATTGAGTTTTATATGTCATCAAACCTTTCCCTAATGAATAACCTGGAAAACACGCTATTGCCCGATTGGATGGCTTCTATCGCCCAAGATGATTTTATATTGGCCGAAAATGATCATAAGAAACATGCCTATAGAACCATCTTTATTTCCGATGTGCATTTGGGGGCAAAAGGTTGTAAGGATGTGTTTCTGGCCGAGTTCCTAAAATATAACGAATGTGAAAAACTCTATTTGGTGGGCGATATTATCGATGGTTGGCGATTGAAGAAACGCATGTTTTGGCCGCAAAGCCATACCAATGTGATCCGCAGGATCTTGACGATGTCCAAACGCGGTACCGATGTGGTCTATGTGACCGGAAACCATGATGATTTTTTACGGCGTTACTCCGGCTTGGATTTTGGCAATATCGAGCTGTGCGATGAGACGGTGTTCCAAGCCCAAAACGGTGAGCGATTTCTGGTCGTGCATGGTGATAAATATGATGGTGTCATTCAAACCCAGAAATGGCTCGCCTTATTGGGAGATTGGAGTTACGAAACCTTGATTATCATTAACCGTTACTTCAACCAACTTCGACGTAAATTCGGTATGGGGTATTGGTCGCTCTCTTCTTACGTGAAACACAAGGTTAAAGGGGCGGTTTCATTTATCTCCGCTTACGAAGAGGCGGTGGTCAAAGATTGCAAGGAACAGGGGTTTTCTGGTGTTATCTGCGGACATATCCATCATCCGGAAATCAGAATGATTGACGATGTTCAGTATTTGAATTGTGGCGATTGGGTCGAGTCCTGTACCGCGATTGTTGAGACTTTAGACGGCGAGATTAAGTTATTGCGTTGGGTTGAGATTAATCATCAGAATAATCAATGAATATCAGAATCAAACGCTAATTAAACGTTAATTAAGGGCTAATTAAGAGTTTTAAAACACCAAAAATGAAAGCAACCAGGCCTGGTAGAGTCTGTGTTTAAATCTGATTTTCGGCAAAGACCTTGGGTGCGAATTTATTGAGCAGTTTGGCAAAACAAAGCATAATCAATTTACGTTTGCATGATAAGTGGTTAATGTAAAACGCCGTGTATTCAATCGTAGGCAAACCGCCACGAGCGCTTTTAAAATTGCCCGCCCCGGAACTCAAGTTCATCATTTTTTCAGAATCATAAGTCTCTTTTAAAAGTACCGCCATCAATAGGCGGTAAAGCCCTAGATTTTTGGGTAGGTGGGTGTCGTAGCCAACCATGGGGGTGGTGATGATCTCTTGCTGGGTAAACAAGCCAATGGAGGCGATAATCCGTTGCGATTTAGGGTCTCTAAAACTGTGGAATCTCATCAAGCCCTTAAGGTGCATTTGATAAAGATAAGCCGCGGTAAATTGTGGATTGAATGAGGAGTGTTTTTCGATAAACAGTTGCGTAAAGCAGTGTTCAATTTCAGTAAAATCCGCTTGCTGATGTTCTTCGGGTTTAAGGTGTTGTAAATGGGTTTTCTGCAACAATTTCTGGTCACGTTTAGTGTGGCTGCGTTGCCACCATTGGCGGTCCTTATTGTCAAAAAGATACACTTGGCGGGCCGGTATCATCAGCCAGCCTTGCGCTTTTAGGTTTTTGATTAGCTGGGGGTGGTTGTATGGATTTAACGAACGTATATTAAAACTGTGATGTGGATAACGTTGTATTAAATCAGCCGTCAACTTCTGCAGGCTTTGGTTTGACCAATTTGGCGGTAAATTGGTGGAAACCAACCAGTTGTTGATGGATAAGGTTTGGTTGATTTTAGCCCATTTCAACAGTTTATCCGCCAAACGAATCGCTCCCCAAAACAACCGGCGCTGAGTTTTGGATTGAATCAGTGGTAATTCATCTTGTGCGTAAGAGATATAGGCTGTGTAAGGAGAACAGACGTAGCTGTTGTCATACTCTTCATGGTTCAAAGTGATGGGAACAGGCTGATTATCAATGGTAAGCATGTCGATTTGAGTGTGCACATTCGGTATGGCTTTATCAAGACCTAGGTTCAGTAAGATTTCGACATAGATTCTCGATGGATGAAAGGCGTTTAAA belongs to Thiomicrorhabdus immobilis and includes:
- the hisI gene encoding phosphoribosyl-AMP cyclohydrolase, translating into MCDTTFKQLEKAKQGEEFDWETLKSQIKFDQDGLIPAIAQQFDSKEVLMMAWMNEKSLQETLETGRVCYWSRSRQNYWRKGEESGQVQILKSLSFDCDGDTILLQVDQTGPACHSGRRSCFYTQIVGQKAIITTNPLIDPEELYKK
- a CDS encoding 3'-5' exonuclease — protein: MSNAQLILLDKRNQPVKEYLVAVAASDGLNIKGVEVMASPAKGEKSLLNASIYIPPLEKFDYNPKKLVAESLSKLIIGEETLSIDSFIERCSEDPAVREALTKSITKFSKNLEKLIKEFCVSDVIPLIQESRNDALFKLKTHAKELKGKNIVCLDIEATNISTDPEADIIQVSACDINGKELFNQLINPGYDIPENDKHNITTEMVQGQPTLGQAWDMIHDTLLEADIVLAYSTESDFMYLEKSAEKKMLKFDLDYNTWLDAAELSKDLIGAMRWHSENMYWFFKTPKLTVAYEEVLGKPFPGDAHDALADARATVELFNAMLEKGKQSKVEEKKPKKQQEQITNNPFAALAQLK
- a CDS encoding UDP-2,3-diacylglucosamine diphosphatase, yielding MSSNLSLMNNLENTLLPDWMASIAQDDFILAENDHKKHAYRTIFISDVHLGAKGCKDVFLAEFLKYNECEKLYLVGDIIDGWRLKKRMFWPQSHTNVIRRILTMSKRGTDVVYVTGNHDDFLRRYSGLDFGNIELCDETVFQAQNGERFLVVHGDKYDGVIQTQKWLALLGDWSYETLIIINRYFNQLRRKFGMGYWSLSSYVKHKVKGAVSFISAYEEAVVKDCKEQGFSGVICGHIHHPEIRMIDDVQYLNCGDWVESCTAIVETLDGEIKLLRWVEINHQNNQ
- a CDS encoding GNAT family N-acetyltransferase, coding for MMFSSNDSLNAFHPSRIYVEILLNLGLDKAIPNVHTQIDMLTIDNQPVPITLNHEEYDNSYVCSPYTAYISYAQDELPLIQSKTQRRLFWGAIRLADKLLKWAKINQTLSINNWLVSTNLPPNWSNQSLQKLTADLIQRYPHHSFNIRSLNPYNHPQLIKNLKAQGWLMIPARQVYLFDNKDRQWWQRSHTKRDQKLLQKTHLQHLKPEEHQQADFTEIEHCFTQLFIEKHSSFNPQFTAAYLYQMHLKGLMRFHSFRDPKSQRIIASIGLFTQQEIITTPMVGYDTHLPKNLGLYRLLMAVLLKETYDSEKMMNLSSGAGNFKSARGGLPTIEYTAFYINHLSCKRKLIMLCFAKLLNKFAPKVFAENQI
- the mobA gene encoding molybdenum cofactor guanylyltransferase MobA, which translates into the protein MTAKVFSENLSPTFSDISGVVIAGGRGSRVGYQQKALLTYKGEPILKPIMHSLTEQTVSVWVNANAELERYHGLTRQLFSDEYQGFLGPLAGMHAAWQYIETDWAVFVPCDNPNLPHDFVNRLLEAYQSQNNPLVVVDDGERIQPLYLLMHRSMQDSLSEAIAKNHLSVNRWVKENAHTTANFADCCPEAFQNMNTLASFAEAEIS